Proteins encoded together in one Benincasa hispida cultivar B227 chromosome 1, ASM972705v1, whole genome shotgun sequence window:
- the LOC120073362 gene encoding uncharacterized protein LOC120073362, whose protein sequence is MDDSFKVRVDRIFGSLSSSSTSSSPAFNSSLTSLWCLTDDEIERREWIKGKDEEQPEPELESTSFFNGRRKVTDRNSFEFRHDFEDDLDDLDENPDSNGSSSKFPKPDDYGDEEWEIKSSIGRDCTLDYEEEEDEYDKVAVGKEKDGDRLYMKDITDCGIEIGSCTELPTSMRNFTRDPRANHLAAKVRLKEDAEASLHVSENGSVAITDSQNPKSILKRKDNHLDAKSHKRVRFDPECKISRESQGSKDSATEANSLPGAAEVGNEVTFRYQATQVPDYLQNPSRYTHYTFDSSDEVDEVSNKKAYMNFLQLVRESKTMESHQDDASTGPPKSITFIPKKKAGDTIMLENSSLQNEVGKELVHQRGIGIAAVDTPTDDVCSMEEDEPDKLDIRRNSSQKPGRQYRMRANKMESEEEA, encoded by the exons ATGGACGACAGTTTTAAAGTTCGTGTCGACAGAATCTTCGGttctctctcttcttcatcTACTTCTTCATCCCCAGCCTTCAATTCGTCTCTCACTTCTCTATGGTGCCTTACGGACGACGAGATCGAGCGGAGAGAGTGGATCAAGGGTAAGGACGAGGAACAACCCGAACCGGAGCTCGAATCGACCTCGTTCTTCAACGGCCGCAGGAAGGTGACCGACAGGAATTCATTTGAATTCCGACACGATTTCGAGGATGACCTCGATGATTTGGACGAAAATCCAGACTCGAATGGCTCGTCTAGTAAGTTTCCTAAACCTGATGATTATGGAGATGAGGAATGGGAAATCAAGTCCTCCATTGGCCGGGACTGCACGCTTGATTATGAG GAAGAGGAAGATGAGTATGATAAAGTTGCTGTTGGCAAGGAGAAAGATGGAGATCGGTTGTATATGAAAGACATAACTGACTGTGGTATTGAAATAGGTTCATGCACTGAGCTTCCTACTTCGATGAGGAATTTCACCAGAGATCCACGGGCCAATCACTTGGCTGCAAAAGTTAGACTCAAGGAAGATGCAGAAGCTTCCTTGCACGTCTCTGAGAACGGTTCAGTAGCTATCACTGATTCTCAGAACCCAAAATCTATTCTGAAGAGGAAAGACAATCATCTAGATGCAAAATCACACAAGCGTGTTCGATTTGACCCTGAATGTAAAATTTCTCGAGAGTCTCAAGGATCTAAAGATTCTGCTACAGAAGCTAACTCTTTGCCTGGAGCTGCAGAGGTTGGCAATGAAGTGACCTTCCGATATCAGGCCACTCAAGTCCCAGACTACTTACAAAATCCATCAAGATACACGCATTATACTTTTGACTCATCCGATGAGGTAGATGAAGTGTCCAACAAGAAAGCCTATATGAATTTCCTTCAGCTGGTGAGAGAATCAAAGACGATGGAGTCGCATCAGGATGATGCTTCAACTGGTCCTCCAAAATCCATCACCTTCATCCCAAAAAAGAAAGCAGGTGATACAATAATGCTTGAAAATTCTTCCCTGCAGAATGAAGTTGGGAAGGAGCTTGTGCACCAGAGAGGCATCGGTATTGCAGCTGTGGACACACCAACAGATGATGTTTGTTCAATGGAAGAAGATGAGCCTGATAAATTAGACATTAGAAGAAACAGCTCACAGAAGCCAGGCCGCCAGTACCGAATGAGAGCTAATAAGATGGAGTCGGAGGAGGAGGCCTGA